One genomic window of Enoplosus armatus isolate fEnoArm2 chromosome 19, fEnoArm2.hap1, whole genome shotgun sequence includes the following:
- the exoc8 gene encoding exocyst complex component 8, producing the protein MSETGNRLRKLLESPNFDPQNYVKQLSQQSDGDRDLQEHRQKIQNLADETAQNLKKNVYKNYRQFIETAKEISYLESEMYQLSHILTEQKSIMESITQALLSTDKDETSKEMQAAFPKETEEVKQRTLTSLLEKVEGVKNIMDTPGRHLVYNGDLVEFDVDNMSPIQKVHAFLMNDCLLIATWLPNRRGTVKYKYNALYDLESFAVVNVKDNPPMKDMFKILMFPDSRIFQAENSKIKKEWLEILDETKKNKATKDKHKKEEEVPTSPARAEVSTNPFDVDDDEPAGAEESVDLSLEWIQELPEDLDVCIAQRDFEGAVDLLDKLNEYLKDQPVTQRVKELRLKVDERVRQLTEVLVFELSPDRSLRGGPKATRRAVSQLIRLGQSTKACELFLKNRAAAVQTAIRQLRIEGATLLYIHKLCNIFFTSLLETAKEFEMDFAGNTGCYSAFVVWSRSAMGMFVDAFSKQVFDSKESLSTAAECVKVAKEHCQQLTEIGLDLTFTLQSLLVKDIKAALLSYKDIIMEATKHRNSEEMWRRMNLMTPEALAKLKDEMRLCGMGSFEQYTGDDCWVNLSYTVVAFTKQMMSFLEEGLKLYFPELHMVLLESLREIILVAVQHVDYSLRCEQDPEKKAFIMQNATFLHDTVLPVVERRFEEGVGKPAKQLQDLRKSNRPVRINPESTTSVV; encoded by the exons ATGTCGGAAACGGGGAACCGGCTACGGAAGCTGCTGGAATCGCCTAACTTCGACCCGCAAAATTACGTCAAGCAGCTGTCGCAGCAGTCCGACGGCGACAGGGACTTGCAGGAGCACCGTCAGAAAATCCAAAACTTGGCCGACGAAACGGCGCAAAACCTGAAGAAAAATGTCTATAAGAACTACAGACAGTTCATCGAGACGGCCAAAGAGATCTCCTACCTGGAGAGCGAGATGTACCAGCTGAGCCACATCCTGACGGAGCAGAAGAGCATCATGGAGAGCATCACTCAGGCCTTGCTGTCCACAGACAAGGACGAGACCTCCAAAGAGATGCAGGCGGCCTTCCCcaaagaaacagaggaggtgAAGCAGAGGACGCTCACCTCGCTGCTGGAGAAAGTGGAGGGCGTGAAAAACATCATGGACACCCCAGGGAGGCACCTGGTTTACAATGGTGATCTCGTGGAGTTTGATGTTGACAACATGTCCCCCATACAGAAGGTGCATGCTTTCCTGATGAATGACTGCCTGTTAATCGCCACCTGGCTGCCGAACCGCAGAGGGACCGTGAAGTACAAATACAACGCCTTGTACGACCTGGAGAGCTTCGCCGTGGTCAACGTAAAAGACAACCCCCCCATGAAGGACATGTTCAAGATCCTCATGTTCCCAGACAGTCGCATCTTCCAGGCGGAGAACAGCAAGATCAAGAAGGAGTGGCTGGAGATCCTGGACGAAACCAAGAAGAACAAAGCCACCAAGGACAAGCacaagaaagaggaggaggtcccTACTTCGCCCGCGAGGGCCGAGGTGTCCACCAATCCCTTCGACGTGGACGACGACGAGCCAGCCGGTGCCGAAGAGAGCGTGGACCTCAGCCTGGAGTGGATCCAGGAGCTGCCGGAGGATCTGGACGTTTGCATCGCCCAGAGAGACTTCGAGGGCGCCGTGGACCTGCTGGACAAGCTCAACGAGTATCTCAAAGACCAGCCGGTCACCCAGAGGGTCAaagagctgaggctgaaggtggaCGAGCGCGTGCGGCAGCTGACGGAGGTTCTGGTGTTCGAGTTGTCTCCGGATCGGTCACTACGTGGCGGACCCAAAGCCACCCGGCGGGCAGTGTCCCAGCTGATCAGACTAG GCCAGTCCACCAAGGCCTGTGAGCTGTTCCTGAAGAACCGCGCCGCTGCAGTCCAGACGGCGATACGGCAGCTGCGCATAGAAGGAGCCACGCTGCTCTACATCCACAAACTCTGCAACATCTTCTTCACCAGCTTGCTGGAGACGGCCAAGGAGTTCGAGATGGACTTCGCGGGGAACACGGGCTGCTACTCCGCCTTCGTGGTCTGGTCCAGATCAGCCATGGGGATGTTTGTGGACGCCTTCAGCAAGCAG GTGTTTGACAGTAAGGAGAGCCTGTCGACAGCAGCAGAGTGCGTCAAAGTGGCTAAGGAGCACTGTCAGCAGCTGACGGAGATCGGCCTCGACCTGACCTTCACCCTGCAGTCCTTGCTGGTCAAGGACATCAAGGCGGCCCTGCTGAGCTACAAGGACATCATCATGGAGGCCACCAAGCACCGAAACTCTGAGgagatgtggaggaggatgaaCCTCATGACCCCCGAGGCTCTGGCTAAACTCAAG gacgAGATGCGCCTCTGCGGCATGGGCAGCTTCGAGCAGTACACCGGCGACGACTGCTGGGTGAACCTGAGCTACACCGTCGTGGCCTTCACGAAGCAGATGATGAGCTTCCTGGAGGAGGGCCTGAAGCTCTACTTCCCCGAGCTGCACATGGTGCTGCTGGAGAGCCTGAGGGAGATCATCCTGGTGGCCGTGCAGCACGTGGACTACAGCCTCCGCTGCGAGCAGGACCCCGAGAAGAAGGCCTTCATCATGCAGAACGCCACCTTCCTCCACGACACCGTACTGCCGGTGGTGGAGCGGAGGTTTGAGGAGGGCGTGGGAAAGCCGGCCAAACAGCTGCAGGACCTGAGGAAGAGCAACAGGCCGGTTCGAATCAACCCCGAGAGTACCACGTCTGTGGTGTGA
- the sprtn gene encoding DNA-dependent metalloprotease SPRTN produces the protein MDGDFLLAIQLQEQLDKEYETSLLSPNGFEDNGFGQSTKKRKVEGTGGGSDVVPSWKPTFQPERPLSIVDESWEMLDPSPDVRAMFLEFNDMFFWGKLSGVEVKWSPRMTLCAGVCSYEGRGGLCSIRLSAPLLKLRPRKDLVETLLHEMIHALLFVTQNNRDRDGHGPEFCKHMNRINKSSGTNISVYHSFHDEVDVYRQHWWKCNGPCQNRKPYFGFVKRAMNRAPSALDPWWEDHRRTCGGTYTKVKEPEGYGKKGKKDGKKDGKTSEMKAPGNAKPSSTTTGSGSQDIRNIIPFSGKGFLLGGKSQSSTSSSPSHKQAVPVVKTSSSSPISPPKKLFTPSSPAKSLHSPAGSCLDNKGTSSAFPSVRPATSLGQKPPVKRSVSNTKVFVNINGSPVRISKPHSSGSQAANTNKQKSIEDLFNSTSVRKSTGQSSTSNTETKSGSLTSPDSTMRAKGSPAKPTHSKYFSHSNSVGTSGAAGGGQASRKRSWDERSSSVNIFDFFRKTLASDSAASGESGKTKSPAMQQRTATATTTTTSSSSSSSTSSLPSSAGVLGVTPSSSSSALMVSCPVCQTKVQESKINEHLDSCLS, from the exons ATGGATGGGGATTTTCTGCTCGCCATTCAGCTACAGGAGCAGCTTGACAAGGAATACGAGACGTCGTTGTTGTCACCAAACGGCTTTGAGGATAATGGCTTCGGGCAAAGCACTAAGAAACGGAAAGTGGAGGGAACTGGAGGTGGCAGCGATGTTGTCCCGTCCTGGAAGCCGACTTTCCAGCCCGAGAGGCCGCTGTCCATCGTGGACGAGTCCTGGGAGATGCTGGACCCCAGTCCCGATGTCAGGGCTATGTTCCTGGAGTTCAATGACATGTTCTTCTGGGGGAAACTCAGCGGTGTCGAGGTTAAGTGGAGCCCAAGAATGACACT gtgtgctggtgtgtgttctTATGAGGGCCGAGGTGGACTGTGTTCAATCAGACTCAGTGCGCCTCTGCTGAAGCTTAGACCGAGGAAAGACCTGGTGGAG ACTCTCCTTCATGAAATGATTCACGCGCTGCTGTTTGTGACCCagaacaacagagacagagacggtcACGGCCCTGAGTTCTGCAAGCACATGAATCGGATCAACAAGTCCAGTGGGACAAACATTTCC gTCTACCACAGTTTCCACGATGAGGTTGATGTGTACCGCCAGCACTGGTGGAAATGCAACGGGCCCTGCCAGAACCGCAAGCCCTACTTTGGCTTCGTGAAGAGGGCCATGAACCGGGCTCCATCCGCTCTGGACCCCTGGTGGGAGGACCACAGGAGGACGTGTGGAGGGACCTACACCAAGGTCAAGGAGCCGGAAGGATACGGCAAAAAAGGCAAGAAGGATGGTAAAAAGGACGGGAAGACCTCGGAGATGAAGGCCCCAGGAAATGCAAAGCCCTCAAGTACAACTACAG GTTCTGGATCACAGGACATAAGGAACATTATCCCATTTAGTGGCAAAGGCTTCCTACTCGGAGGGAAGTCGCAGTCCTCCACGTCTTCCTCCCCATCCCACAAACAAGCAGTGCCTGTTGTGAAAACATCCTCGTCCAGCCCCATCTCCCCTCCAAAGAAACTCTTCACCCCTTCATCTCCAGCTAAAAGTCTCCATTCTCCCGCTGGCTCCTGCCTGGATAACAAAGGAACCTCTAGCGCCTTCCCCTCCGTCAGACCAGCTACCTCCTTGGGGCAGAAGCCCCCTGTAAAGAGGTCTGTCAGTAACACAAAGGTTTTTGTCAACATCAACGGCTCGCCCGTGAGAATCTCCAAACCCCACAGCAGCGGCAGCCAAGcagcaaatacaaacaaacagaagtccATTGAAGACCTCTTCAACAGCACGAGCGTCAGGAAGTCAACGGGTCAATCCTCCACCTCCAACACAGAAACTAAAAGCGGTTCACTGACCTCACCAGACAGTACGATGA GAGCCAAAGGCAGCCCTGCTAAACCAACACATTCCAAGTATTTCAGTCATTCTAATAGTGTCGGTACATCAGGAGCTGCTGGCGGGGGTCAGGCATCGAGGAAGAGGTCATGGGACGAGCGCAGCAGCTCAGTCAACATCTTTGACTTCTTCCGGAAGACATTAGCCAGCGATTCAGCGGCGTCGGGGGAGTCGGGAAAGACAAAATCACCCGCAATGCAGCAAAGAACTGccacagccaccaccaccaccacctcatcctcctcctcctcctctacgtcctccctcccttcctctgcaGGAGTGCTCGGCGTtaccccctcctcttcctcctctgcgCTGATGGTCAGCTGTCCCGTGTGCCAAACAAAAGTGCAGGAGTCAAAGATCAACGAGCACCTTGACTCCTGCCTCTCCTGA
- the fam89a gene encoding protein FAM89A, whose amino-acid sequence MNGKSTNGSVGGMACIEGLPPLPKSLSGLLNSSGGSWRDMERMYVKKTMIQDDLSRGRNNADNLLANKPANLDAALALLRKEMVGLRQQDMSLLCQLWSLHESIQEYKGSCQDLSAASSLSMMENGYFDEDDEYYPEPGATPTGEQPDGDVGDGTATMAAAKNGSGSGKDDSWDSFHITI is encoded by the exons ATGAATGGTAAGTCAACGAACGGTTCGGTGGGAGGAATGGCCTGTATCGAGGGTCTGCCCCCGCTGCCGAAGAGCCTGAGCGGCTTGCTGAACTCAAGCGGCGGCTCCtggagagacatggagaggatGTACGTGAAGAAAACCATGATCCAGGACGACCTGAGCCGTGGCAGGAACAACGCCGACAATCTACTGGCGAACAAGCCGGCCAACCTCGACGCTGCCCTGGCTCTTCTGCGGAAAGAGATG GTGGGCTTGCGTCAGCAGGACATGTCCCTGCTGTGCCAGCTGTGGTCGCTCCATGAGTCCATCCAGGAGTACAAGGGCAGCTGCCAGGACCTGAGCGCCGCCTCCAGCCTCAGCATGATGGAGAACGGCTACTTCGACGAGGATGACGAGTATTACCCAGAGCCTGGCGCCACCCCCACCGGGGAACAGCCGGATGGAGATGTCGGAGACGGGACGGCAACAATGGCAGCGGCCAAGAACGGGAGCGGCAGCGGCAAAGACGACAGCTgggactcctttcacattaccaTCTGA
- the arv1 gene encoding protein ARV1: MGKGGFRCVECNEKATELHRDYSNGILKITICESCQKPVDKYIEYDPVIILIDAILCKTQAFRHILFNTRLNIHWKLCVFCLLCEAYLRWSLLHGSEQSSDPADIIRYTKEWEFYSMFGLAALELSASCGGALWFLWVVGRLQGGTLELGLLLRALLLSCYGKVLLIPAVIWEHDYSPLCLGLIKLFVLTSNSQAIRVILNSSRRLSLMAVCLGLLLETCVAQACKKLPWSIPDMLTFE, from the exons ATGGGGAAAGGTGGCTTTAGGTGTGTTGAGTGTAACGAAAAAGCAACAGAGTTACACAGGGACTACAGTAACGGGATCCTGAAGATAACTATATGT GAGTCGTGCCAGAAACCAGTGGACAAGTACATCGAATATGACCCGGTTATCATCCTCATTGATGCCATTTTGTGCAAGACGCAGGCCTTCAGACACATCTTGTTCAACACACGCCTGAAT ATCCActggaagctgtgtgtgttctgcctgCTGTGTGAGGCTTACCTCAGGTGGTCTCTGCTCCACGGCTCGGAGCAGAGCAGCGACCCCGCCGACATCATCAGGTACACCAAGGAGTGGGAGTTCTACAGCATGTTTGGATTGGCCGCCCTCG AGCTGTCGGCGTCCTGCGGCGGTGCGCTGTGGTTCCTTTGGGTGGTGGGTCGTCTGCAGGGTGGGACCCTCGAGCTCGGCCTGCTCCTCAGAGCCCTGCTGCTGTCCTGCTACGGAAAGGTCCTCCTCATCCCCGCTGTCATCTGGGAGCACGACTACTCCCCGCTCTGCCTGGGCCTCATCAAACTCTTCGTGCTCACCTCAAACTCGCAGGCTATCAGAG TGAtcctgaacagcagcagacgtCTGTCATTGATGGCCGTGTGCTTGGGCCTGCTGTTGGAGACCTGCGTGGCTCAGGCCTGTAAAAAGCTTCCGTGGAGCATCCCggacatgttgacatttgaatGA